A genomic segment from Glycine soja cultivar W05 chromosome 18, ASM419377v2, whole genome shotgun sequence encodes:
- the LOC114395221 gene encoding protein NRT1/ PTR FAMILY 7.3-like has product MGCLYFLRKDTMEEKVNKEHQVCTSDGAIDSQGHPAVREKTGDWVAAILILVNQGLATLAFFGIGVNLVLFLTRVMGQDNAEAANSVSKWTGTVYLFSLLGAFLSDSYWGRYMTCAIFQVIFVIGLVSLSLSSYIFLLKPSGCGNKELPCGSHSSYQTILFYVSIYLIALGNGGYQPNIATFGADQFDEGDTREQHSKIVFFSYFYLALNIGSLFSNTILNYFEDDGLWTLGFWASAGSAALALVLFLCGTRRYRYFKPNGNPLPRFCQVFVAATRKWKVKVLQDDKLYEVDEFSTDEGRKMLHTEGFRFLDKAAFITSKNFKQMEESKCSPWYLSTVTQVEEVKCILRLLPIWLCTILYSVVFAQMASLFVEQGDAMDTRISSFHIPPASMSTFDILSVAIVIFIYRRVLDPLVARTMKSKGLTELQRMGIGLVLAIMAMVSAGLVEHFRLKNAIEDCNECKGSSSLSIFWQVPQYVFVGASEVFMYVGQLEFFNAQTPDGLKSFGSALCMTSISLGNYVSSLLVAIVMKISATDEMPGWIPGNLNKGHLDMFYFLLAALTAADLVIYVLMARWYKYIKFQGNNENDTNKEDPEVGV; this is encoded by the exons ATGGGTTGTTTGTATTTTCTTAGAAag GACACGATGGAAGAAAAGGTAAATAAGGAGCACCAGGTTTGCACATCGGATGGAGCTATTGATAGCCAGGGTCATCCTGCAGTTCGAGAGAAAACGGGTGACTGGGTTGCTGCAATTTTGATTTTAG TGAATCAAGggcttgctactttggcattCTTTGGAATTGGAGTGAATTTGGTGTTGTTTTTGACGAGAGTGATGGGTCAAGACAATGCTGAAGCAGCCAACAGTGTGAGCAAGTGGACAGGGACAGTTTACCTCTTCTCTCTTCTTGGAGCCTTCCTTAGTGACTCTTACTGGGGAAGGTACATGACCTGTGCCATCTTCCAGGTCATATTTGTTATT GGTTTGGTGTCATTATCACTATCGTCTTACATATTCCTACTGAAGCCAAGTGGTTGTGGAAATAAAGAGTTACCATGTGGATCACACTCATCATACCAAACGATTTTATTCTATGTTTCCATATACCTAATAGCTCTAGGAAATGGAGGATATCAGCCTAACATTGCTACATTTGGGGCTGATCAATTTGATGAAGGAGATACCAGGGAACAACAttcaaaaattgtatttttcagCTATTTTTATTTGGCTTTGAACATTGGGTCACTCTTCTCCAACACCATATTGAATTATTTTGAGGATGATGGACTATGGACTTTGGGGTTCTGGGCTTCAGCTGGCTCTGCTGCTCTGGCAttggttttgtttctttgtggCACACGAAGGTATAGATACTTTAAGCCTAATGGAAACCCTCTTCCTAGATTTTGCCAAGTTTTTGTGGCTGCTACAAGAAAATGGAAGGTCAAGGTGTTACAAGATGATAAACTTTACGAGGTTGATGAATTCTCAACCGATGAAGGGAGAAAAATGCTCCATACTGAAGGATTTAG ATTCTTAGACAAAGCAGCATTTATCACATCAAAGAATTTCAAACAAATGGAAGAGAGTAAATGCAGTCCATGGTATCTATCCACTGTGACACAAGTAGAAGAAGTGAAATGCATCCTAAGACTACTCCCAATTTGGCTATGCACCATATTATACTCTGTCGTTTTTGCTCAAATGGCATCACTTTTTGTGGAGCAAGGCGATGCCATGGACACTAGAATATCATCTTTCCACATTCCTCCAGCAAGCATGTCCACCTTTGACATTCTAAGTGTAGCAATTGTCATCTTCATTTATAGGCGAGTTCTCGACCCTCTTGTGGCCAGAACAATGAAATCAAAAGGACTCACTGAACTTCAAAGGATGGGAATTGGTCTAGTCCTAGCAATTATGGCCATGGTTTCAGCAGGATTGGTGGAGCACTTTAGGCTAAAGAATGCAATAGAAGACTGCAATGAATGTAAAGGGTCTAGTTCACTTTCCATATTTTGGCAAGTGCCACAATATGTGTTTGTGGGGGCATCAGAAGTTTTCATGTATGTGGGTCAATTAGAGTTCTTCAATGCACAAACACCTGATGGATTAAAGAGTTTTGGTAGTGCACTTTGCATGACTTCAATATCACTTGGAAACTACGTTAGTAGCTTGCTTGTTGCAATTGTGATGAAGATTTCTGCCACAGATGAGATGCCAGGATGGATCCCAGGAAACTTGAACAAAGGGCATTTGGATATGTTTTACTTCCTCTTAGCAGCACTCACCGCAGCTGATCTTGTAATATATGTACTGATGGCTAGGTGgtataaatatatcaaatttcaaGGAAACAATGAGAATGACACCAACAAAGAAGACCCTGAAGTAGGAGTGTAG